The genomic segment CGCCTCAAAAAGGACGAATAGCGGGCCATCCAGAGGACGCCCGCTATTGCGAAACTGCTCAAGCGATCTTCAGCTCAATCCGAGCGGCGATCGCGATGCCGTTGAAACAACGCCTCGGTGAAGCGCCGCTTCTGCTGATCGTCAAGTGATGCGTACAGCGGCTGAGCGGCATCGGCGAGCTTCTTCAGATTATTGCCGCGTTCGATCTGATCGTCGCCAGTCTTGCGCATCCGCTCGATCAGATCGGTGCTGCCTGTCTCATTGGCGCGCGCGTTCCGCCAGGATTGGCGCTCTTCGGCCTGCTTCCTCCAGACATCGACCAACGCGCCCTGGACGCCCGCCCAGTTCTTGTCCTGCTCCGGC from the Rhodopseudomonas palustris genome contains:
- a CDS encoding Spy/CpxP family protein refolding chaperone, which codes for MRKAITSLATAALLIGSATVGPAIARDRSDRADRVELTTSQLTDQAAARAAQLKADLRLTPEQDKNWAGVQGALVDVWRKQAEERQSWRNARANETGSTDLIERMRKTGDDQIERGNNLKKLADAAQPLYASLDDQQKRRFTEALFQRHRDRRSD